The Melitaea cinxia chromosome 16, ilMelCinx1.1, whole genome shotgun sequence genome contains the following window.
gctattcatgcgatactttcaaaaacgccattaacttacgtaagtatttttgagttagtggtgttttcatctaggggtgcggcatattaagtatgtaattatcgtcttaaatattttttataaacacccatattttcatttaatcggccagtaacaactaagtactttattttggtaaattacagtacagtgcaaccttaatataacaaatatcaatttaacgattttctcgatttaacaacaacaaacctcctcctcttatacgctcaaacctagtatgttttaaataataacacaagatttattgttttgtttcagtcggaaaacagcagtgacaacatcacgacagctacagttgattgggtggtgaaaaaatatcttcccttctcatttttcgatgacgaagctacacaagtatattttcgatgtatttgccctaatatggtgtttcctaaaaggtctacacttagaaggaaagtcaaagagcgttttgaagagctccaattgaatctcaaggaacgacttcaacaattatcatctaaaatgtcttttaccattgatgggtggacgtcaattgctggtaggagttactacggggttactattcattatatagacaacgaatggaagtatcaatctgtagttcttgattttataccatcacgcggtcgacatactggggaagatattgcaacgattttccatgaatgtttattggaatatggcataattgataaaatacaaggtatcacggtcgacaacgcaactgcaaataccaaatttatgtatgaactgggcaaacagctgccgccacactttgattcagacaatcaacatttccggtgctttgctcacattttaaaccttggtgtacaagatttattaaagaccttagcattacactgtgagtctgacactaacgcgcaagatcagcagtacgaagactatgcagacgaaactgaggatgaggaagatgaagaatctgcaccaaatattgctgactcgcgtacatctgtaacaaagttacgcagtatttccagtaaaataaaaagaagtgagatagtgaagaagaagtttcagtctgcttgtgaagcagctggcgtgccatcaaatctaaatgccgttcttgactgtccaacgagatggaattccacacatgatatgattggatttggtttaaaagtgagagcgggcattgacatattgtgcagtctgtcaccgaattaaatgattttcaaatcacagctaatgaatggcaggtactcgaaaaattacataaatttctaataaactttaaacttttaagtacaaaacttggtggagacaaatatgttacattaccgctagtcattgtatcattcaatctcttgctagataaaattgaatccacggtaaaacagttagatgagaaacctaatcgatctgaagtggatgaaaggctcattctagctttccaagcagctcgagacaaaatgcttaaacattacaagaagagcaactggatttattgtactcctttaattttagacccaaggcataaggctcagacttttgacctgacaatgtgggggaagcaacttaaaacagaaagtccgcgcaagttcaatgaactttatgtctacactcactgaacaaatctctggaattaccagaaaaagaaaataaagtatgtgatgaagatgaagacgtaatagactttgataaactctatgaatgtccctcgacgtcatctggatcttgtcttcaaggcttagtgatagacgagttggaggagtacctgagaaaaccaagaactgccagctcggaagacattttagattggtggaggacgcatgagacagagtatccgattttatcgaaaatggcccgtgattttctctcaatacctgcaacttcagtacctgctgagaggttattttctaaagcatcattagtaattagaaaacatagaaataggttaagtgatgagtcagccagatggttactttgtattaattcttggtcaaaaaaattgatataaagtatcataacctaatgataaagctgttgatttgtgttgtattttattttttattcaaataaatgataaatcgtaaaactcttttattaaatttcttataagttgagggttcaatctctttctagacagataagtattgttctttaaaatacagtcaagttattgtaattaatttgtttttttacatgttttagcaaatgtaagcttataaatcataaatgtttattaagaaacagttacttccatggaaaacgacatacaggtcagttgatttttcgaatttcttatcaaatcttcagttatttattaatctgcttgatctttactatggctatgttaattcaagctcacaatgttccaattctaatacgtttttctaagatttaaagtaaactttaataaatagtaatagactaataccgtaccgtaccgtaccgtaaaCCGTATGTTTTGAAAATCttgtttattgtataatttcaaatataaacggaaggtaaaataaaaattaccgcCATCTAAAGATACCGtaatagcgccatctatcggggAGTAGCGAAGATATCtgcaacaataataaaaactcctGCGCAACAACAGCTTCCAATAGAGGGCGTTAGTGGTACATAAACAATGGAAGAAgtcgtaaaaattttacaaaatatacaagATGACATATCAAAGAATAAGCAAGAAATGAAAGAGATGgaactaaatattaaagaatttataaataacaaaatagatGAAAAATTTCTCATTTTCGAAACCAAAAATAAAGAGTTGGAAACAAAAAttgaacaacaacaaaaaactaTAGATATCTTAGATAAACAACTCAGAAGAaaaaacgttatattttttGGAATTGAAGAGAAAGAGAAAGGGTATGAAAGTTTACTCTCCATAGTGTTAGATATTATCAACAACCAGATGAAAATACCTTGCCAGAAATGGGAAATCGAACACGCTAATAGGATAGGAAAAAACACAGGTAAAATCAGGCCAGTAGTTGTCACAATAACAACAACAAGCAGGAAAATAGAGATACTTAAGAAGAAAAAATCGCTGAAGGATGCAAATATTTACCTAAAAGAAGATTTTCCGCCTAACGTGTTGCAAAAACGAAAAGAATTACAAGAAGACCTTAAACGCGAGCGCGAGTCAGGAAAAAGAGTAATTTTACGCTACGACAAAATTGTGACACTAAAAACACGCGAATCTGAAACCCGTACACCCACAGAAAGGAACAAAAATAAACGTCTTATGTCTATATCACCTGAAGAAACATTTAAGGAAACGGGAACAGAAAGCAGCAACGAAAGGACAAAACAAATAACTAAAAGAAACAAATCACAAACTATAACAAGCTTCTTACGCCCGTCGCAGCTGAACCTTAACGAACAGGCACCACCAACGGTTAATGCGAAAGATACTCAAAAAAACTAACTAGCGCCTCTGCAATTTTAACCTCTCTACCTTCTCCAAGCCGGCCGGTCACCGAGGAGAAGTCAGACCACTGCCTCCTAAACCACGATCAAAAccaaatcaaaaacaataaaaatataaacacaagcaaaaaacaaaaatcacgaaatctctATATAGCCAGTATAAATGTAAGAACATTATTATTAGACAGCAGAATTGAAGAGTTAAGATACGCTGTTAAGTCAATAAAATGGGACATTATAGGTTTATGTGAAACAAgaagagaaaaagaaacaattgaAGAACACaccgattttattttgtttcatacaCCTGGGACGAAAGGAAGAAATGGAGTGggattcttaattaaaaagtatttaaagaaTGATATACTGAATATAAAAAGCTTTTCAGACCGTGTAGCGTTACTAGAAATACAAACATCTCACAACTCTACCTGGTCTTTTGTTCAATTATACGCCCCTACAGAGCAAAGCACTAAAGaagatattgaatatttttataaaacagtgCAATCGGCTTTGGACTCAATCCAcactaaaaatgtaattttgcttGGTGATTTCAATGCTAAAATAGGAAAAGCTAAACAAAACGAAGGAAGAAATATAGGTAAATACTCATATGGGAAAAGAAGCTCTCACGGCGAAAGACTAGTACAATTCGCAGTCGAAAATGATTACTGCTTCATGAACAGCATGTTCCCAAGCAAACCACACAAAAAATGGACATGGCGATCCCCTAATAGTCAGCATTTTAACGAGATTGATTACATACTAACAAATCAATCCAACTGTATAAGgaaatttgatataataaaaaacctgAACTTCAATACTGACCACAGGATGATTAGATGCGAACTATcattaactttaaaatcaaaaagaagaaaaataaaatccgTTGACTACACTAGGCAACAACTGACTATTTCAGCGGACGACACTAGCTACTGGGGAAATAAATTCATGGAAGCTGTTAATTCACATGTACAGGTACAAAAGCAATACGACCAGCTAGAAATAGTGTTATAAGAATTTTTGAAACAACTGCCACGgaaaaacaaacatataaacaaatatataaatgatgaAACAGAAGTTCTCTTAAAACAGAGGAaagaattatatacaaaaaagagAACAAAAGAAGTAAAATCCGAAATATCAAGAAtaagcaaaaaaattaatagaaatattttacagcAAAAAAAAGCAATACGACAAAGTACCTTCGAAAAATTCATAGAAAAGACAGGGGCTGTACGTAAAGCTTATAAAGAGTTGAGTGATAAGTCAGAGTGGACAGGAAAGTTGAAAAATAAACAGGGAATTATTCAATCACGACGTTCTGATATCATAAATGAAGCCACATACTTCTACAAAACGCTCTACACTGCCACAGGTAGTACCTTTTCCTTCCCAGCCACAAAATCGAACGAGTATCATAGAGCAGATTCCAATGTGGAGACACCAATCATTTTGATTTCAGAAATCGAACACGcaataaaatcccaaaaaaacGACAAGACCCCAGGAAGCGACAACATTACCAACGAAATCCTTAAAACATTATCCGATGTACTTTTGAAACCTCTTCAAgtattattcaataatatacTTAGAACCGAAAATACACCAGACCAGTGGTCAAAAGCTACAAtcatattactatttaaaaagggGGATAGAAGTGATCTAAGAAACTATAGACCAATCAGTCTCATgtctaatttatacaaaatcttTTCAAAAATCATATTAAGTAGGATAACAAGAACTTTAGAAGAACACCAACCGCGCGAACAAGCAGGTTTCCGTAAAAGCTATTCGACTATGGACCATATACAAGTTGTAACACAAGTAATTGAAAAAGCGAAGGAATATGGCAAGACTTTGTACATGTGCTTTATAGACTATACAAAAGCATTTGACTCTCTACATTTTGAAGCTATATGGATATCACTTACACAGCAAGGTGTCAACCAGAAATACgtcaacttaattaaaaatatatatacaaaatgtcTTGCTAAAGTGCGCCTAGAACGTGAAGGTACCGAATTCCCCGTACAAAAAGGAGTAAGGCAGGGAGACCCCCTCTCACCGAAACTGTTTTCAGCAGTACTCGAATCTATTTTCAGAAATCTAGATTGGGAATCAAAGGGAATAAAAATAGATGGAGAACTGCTGAACCACTTGCGTTTCGCGGACGACATTGTGGTATTCGCAGGAAGTGCTACCGAATTAGAAAGTATGTTAAATGAACTAACAATCGAAAGTCAAAAGGTGGGATTGTTAATGAATACGACGAAAACCAAAGTCTTGACCAATGGAGTCCCTCAAGATATTAGAgtagaaaatgaaataattgaatatgttaaagaatatatatatttaggacAGCtagtatcttttaaaaataatacaggaAAAGAAATAGAAAGAAGGATAACTCTAGCGTGGAAGAAATACTGGGGATTgaaagaaataatgaaaaacaatgatattaatataagtataaagaaaaaactGTACGAAATAGTGATATTACCATGCCTGACATATGGTTGCCAAACATGGTCACTGAGAAAAATGGACGAAGAAAAAATTACTATCTGTCAACGTAAAATGGAAAGAAGCATGCTTGGTCTAAAACTATTAGATAAGGTTAGCAACTTTATTATcaggaataaaacaaaaatgatagACGTAAGGAAAAGAACAAGACTGCTCAAGTGGCATTGGGCAGGACACATCTGTAGGATGAATAATAACCGATGGACAAAACGCCTAACAGAATGGATACCAAGAGACAGGTCAAGGGAAAAAGGAAGACCAAGTAAAAGGTGGAGAGATATCTTTAACCAGAGATGTGGACCGCTATGGACACGGAAAGCACTGgaaagggatacatggaaaggTTTGGGAGAGGCCTACGCCGCAGAGGCgactattactaatattaattaagttatattacaaatatgtataggaataaattgtatagCTTCAATatataggttaggttaggttaatatatatcatacatacatatgtttgtactaacaataattgaaatttattagtaGTAGAAataaaggctatttttattttatttttattttttaatagactaataggtaattgcaagacttgcaagactcttgctgcaagaccaagaccaagaccaagactgggagcgcaagaccaagaccaagaccaagaccaggtgtattggcgcaagaccaagaccaagactggctaagtctcgtcttgttcttgcatttgggcaacactacgcCTAGCCCACCTAGCCCGCCTAGCCCGCCTAGCCcgtccaaaaaaaaatacatcgcttTGGGGGACCGCTCCAAACCTAACAATTCAATGACAAATAGTCTAAACTAACGTAACTTAACTAagcctatatatttttataataatgtgtcAGTGTTTATAAGACACAATCCAACAGATTTCTTTTAATGACATTTGTTACTTTTGACAAAATCTAGAAGAATTTTGAATTATGCCTCTTGACAAGTTAGGTGTACTTGTAGTTTGAATTCGGGACCTTAAATTGACattaaaatgttctatttaCTAGGTTACCTCAACTCAATACTTACACCCGGAACTTAGAACAATGATACCAAAATAACTTCTATTACAATCTGTCTCGAAAGTTAGTGACTTGGCTTGTTATATGACTTTAGATGCGGAAACCTCGAGTGAGACGGGAGAAAAAGTTTcttttctgaaataaataagtCTTTAAACGTTTAAGGAGTGCCTAATAACAAACGCAACATTTGCCCTATCTTCTTAAAAGGAGTGAACCTAAAGATCACTTTCCCCTGGAAAAACCTATGTGTAAATCCTATGTGGGACAGACGAAACATACGGTATCTTGTCGTATTAACGAATACATCAAGGCGGTGAAAAACAACGACACCAAGAAATCAGCCATCGCGGAACATCTTCTGGAAGCCGGATCGAATCACTGGATTGAGTTTCATAATGCTCAGATACTCGCGACAGAACGCCATTATATACCCCAACTGGTACGAGAAGCCATTGAAATGACTAAATATAGTAATTTCAATAGGGAAGATGGGTTACAACTGTCGAGGGTGTGGAATCCGGTGATTAGGTTATGCAAACCCATGAATAGTGATGTAAACAATTCGCAAATGCGATACGGTAAATGTCGTCTATAAAACACAGGATCGGGTGTCGAGCGTGCGTAAAGCAAATGACAATGGTAGGTGTGAAAGTAACAATGGTAGTGGTGACCAGTGTTTACGGAGCAAACGTGTGAGAAAGGAGGTAGCCCGGTATGGACATTGCTATAGCCGTCAAAATCTACCCCCAAATTTCAgttctcgtgaacaagacattcgcagttaatgtcgaaatatcgagatccgcaaaatgaaaataaaaaacatggtaaatattccgtttatgaatagttttattaatagaagtaaccatgttaatctaaaatctaatTGTTACATACCTACTATATTACGACCTAGAGTTGTTAACTAATAATTATCTTGTGTTTCCTTACATTGTAATTAACCAGTGGGACCTCATtcctacatatattttattaatttgtatacaaaagTCAGCGCTTACTAAATATACAGTacagtttttagtttaaaatcacAAACCCACGccataaaacacaataaaatactttagaAAATTAACTTACAACGTTGCTAAGGTCTATTATATGTTATGAATAAGTTTTCTAGCCATTATcgatttcatcatcatcatcatcgtcatcattccagcctattgcagtccactgctggacataggcctccacaagttcacgccaaaaatgcgtaaactcatgtatgttgcccatagtcaccacgctgggcaggcgggttggtgaccgcagagccgGCTtagtcgcacctaagacgctgctgcctgtcttcgggcCTATCCATTAAAATACTCCATTATAATATTATCCATTTAAAGACTATCAAACAGTTATACTCATAAATAGCACATTTAACTCCTAATTTAGTGATAAACATTAGTGTAAATAGTTCTATTAACTACACaattagtaaagatagaaataGTTGTTTTATGTACACCATAAGTCGGAAACTAATACGTCTGTAACATATGTGCGTGCTATCTGCAGGCATGTCATTTATCATATTCGTAGCGATGGAAGCTCCTGATACACTTTGATTGCATGTCTGTCTCAGGTCGAAATATCAAATTTATAGTTCTTGGTTTCAAAATCTATATTCAAAtcaaattctatattttttatgacgtaggaataaaatatagtataaagtTCGTATctaatgtacatatttttaacgttatgaTTTAGGAAGTGTACTAATACAaagttgaaaattattataattttttactcaaTCAAAAGTTACTTTATAAATGAGCAAGGGCTAAGATGTATAAGTCAAGTAGGGATTATCTAAATTCGATATTAGCAGCTAAAGTCGCCTTTCTCGATCttcgttaaatattttgttaaggGAACTCGGTATCAAGGACTTTACGTACTCTCTGGGGTATTGTCGAAAGATCCAcggaaataaacaaatacatacatcagaaaaaaatataagctgAAATTAGTATGGCTTTcatttgtgtaatatttaagCAATTCGTAAAAGTATACGACCTCATATGACAACATTAAAAGTATAGTCTTTCgaagttaagaaaatagtgagtcATCGCTGTCACGTAGCCACTCTActtgaccaattaaatcgtACTAAAAAGTCTGAGTGGTTTACTTTAACTGGTCAAATTTGAACACAGCATTCAACTACTACGATTTAATTGGTCTAGGGGCGTGGTTCAGCTAAGTGACAGAgatgagtcactattttttAGTGCGAATAGACGATAACACATATTTGaactagtggtcgtccagtaGTCGAAATTCAACCAATAATTaccattaatttaaattataagattgAACATAGTTAAGGTattgttgtcaaagactatagttctataataataaacaaaagagtatatatgcgtgtgtgtgtcaaatacattgtagtgtgtgtaatgtttttgtattgatttagtgtattttgtatacataattaaaaaaatatattagcattctgcactccttctctatataaagtaTAACTGTGCGAAATTTCTCCCGcaccgtccgcgcaattttcatgAATATgggtataaagtttttgcttcacgtattcaataattttatttgttttggaaTAATGAAAATTCttggttaaattttaataaaaccgcACATCGTAATCCTTCATATCTTATGTATAGTGTATAAAGAAATTAATGCCCCAATTTAATAACCAGCGTATAGTTTCCCATATACTTTACATCCCAGCAAACGTAAGGATTCCCGAAGGAca
Protein-coding sequences here:
- the LOC123661208 gene encoding uncharacterized protein LOC123661208, encoding MEEVVKILQNIQDDISKNKQEMKEMELNIKEFINNKIDEKFLIFETKNKELETKIEQQQKTIDILDKQLRRKNVIFFGIEEKEKGYESLLSIVLDIINNQMKIPCQKWEIEHANRIGKNTGKIRPVVVTITTTSRKIEILKKKKSLKDANIYLKEDFPPNVLQKRKELQEDLKRERESGKRVILRYDKIVTLKTRESETRTPTERNKNKRLMSISPEETFKETGTESSNERTKQITKRNKSQTITSFLRLCETRREKETIEEHTDFILFHTPGTKGRNGVGFLIKKYLKNDILNIKSFSDRVALLEIQTSHNSTWSFVQLYAPTEQSTKEDIEYFYKTVQSALDSIHTKNVILLGDFNAKIGKAKQNEGRNIGKYSYGKRSSHGERLVQFAVENDYCFMNSMFPSKPHKKWTWRSPNSQHFNEIDYILTNQSNCIRKFDIIKNLNFNTDHRMIRCELSLTLKSKRRKIKSVDYTRQQLTISADDTSYWGNKFMEAVNSHVQQKKAIRQSTFEKFIEKTGAVRKAYKELSDKSEWTGKLKNKQGIIQSRRSDIINEATYFYKTLYTATGSTFSFPATKSNEYHRADSNVETPIILISEIEHAIKSQKNDKTPGSDNITNEILKTLSDVLLKPLQVLFNNILRTENTPDQWSKATIILLFKKGDRSDLRNYRPISLMSNLYKIFSKIILSRITRTLEEHQPREQAGFRKSYSTMDHIQVVTQVIEKAKEYGKTLYMCFIDYTKAFDSLHFEAIWISLTQQGVNQKYVNLIKNIYTKCLAKVRLEREGTEFPVQKGVRQGDPLSPKLFSAVLESIFRNLDWESKGIKIDGELLNHLRFADDIVVFAGSATELESMLNELTIESQKNGYQETGQGKKEDQVKGGEISLTRDVDRYGHGKHWKGIHGKTKHTVSCRINEYIKAVKNNDTKKSAIAEHLLEAGSNHWIEFHNAQILATERHYIPQLVREAIEMTKYSNFNREDGLQLSRVWNPVIRLCKPMNSDVNNSQMRYGKCRL